Proteins encoded together in one Rhizobium bangladeshense window:
- the dapA gene encoding 4-hydroxy-tetrahydrodipicolinate synthase, with protein sequence MFNGSIPALVTPFTDAGLIDEASFAAHVDWQIKEGSSGLVPVGTTGESPTLSHAEHKRVVELCIEVAAKRVPVMAGAGSNNTREAVELAQHAEKVGADAVLVVTPYYNKPTQKGLIAHFSAIAEAVALPIYIYNIPGRSVVDMTPETMGTLVKAHRNIVGVKDATGKIERVSEQRITCGKDFRQLSGEDATALGFNAHGGVGCISVTANVAPRLCADFQAATLAGEYARALEYQDRLMPLHKAIFLEPGLCGAKYGLSKLGRMSRNVRSPLLSTLEPATEAAIDAAMRHAGLLN encoded by the coding sequence ATGTTCAATGGGTCCATTCCCGCCCTCGTCACCCCCTTCACCGATGCCGGACTGATCGACGAAGCGAGCTTCGCCGCCCATGTCGACTGGCAGATCAAGGAAGGCAGCAGCGGTCTCGTTCCGGTCGGCACGACTGGCGAATCGCCGACGCTGTCGCATGCCGAGCACAAGCGTGTCGTGGAACTCTGCATCGAAGTGGCGGCAAAACGCGTTCCCGTCATGGCCGGCGCCGGTTCGAACAATACGCGTGAGGCGGTCGAACTTGCCCAGCATGCTGAAAAGGTCGGCGCCGACGCCGTGCTTGTCGTCACGCCCTATTACAACAAGCCGACGCAGAAGGGGCTGATCGCGCATTTTTCGGCGATTGCAGAGGCCGTCGCCCTGCCGATCTATATCTACAATATTCCCGGCCGTTCGGTGGTCGACATGACGCCGGAAACGATGGGGACGCTTGTCAAAGCGCACAGGAATATCGTCGGCGTCAAGGATGCGACGGGCAAGATCGAGCGTGTCTCCGAGCAGCGCATTACCTGCGGCAAGGATTTCAGGCAATTGTCCGGCGAAGACGCCACGGCGCTCGGGTTCAACGCCCATGGCGGCGTCGGCTGCATCTCGGTAACGGCCAACGTCGCTCCGCGCCTCTGCGCCGATTTTCAGGCCGCGACGCTGGCCGGCGAATACGCCCGCGCGCTGGAATATCAGGACCGGCTGATGCCGCTTCACAAGGCGATCTTCCTTGAGCCCGGCCTCTGCGGCGCCAAATACGGCCTCTCCAAGCTCGGCCGTATGAGCCGCAACGTTCGCTCGCCGCTGCTTTCGACGCTCGAACCGGCAACCGAAGCAGCGATCGACGCCGCCATGCGTCACGCCGGGCTGCTGAACTGA
- the smpB gene encoding SsrA-binding protein SmpB — MAPKGSQRVVNKVVAENRKARFNYEIIDTYEAGLVLKGTEVKSLREGKANIAESYASDEDGEIWLINSYLPEYLQANRFNHEPRRRRKLLLSGREIHRLRSAVNREGMTLVPLKIYFNDRGRAKMELALAKGKKLHDKRESEKERDWNRQKSRLLKDNG; from the coding sequence ATGGCCCCCAAAGGCAGCCAGCGCGTGGTGAACAAGGTCGTGGCCGAAAACCGCAAGGCCCGTTTCAACTACGAGATCATCGATACTTATGAGGCGGGACTTGTGCTGAAGGGCACGGAGGTCAAGTCGCTGCGCGAAGGCAAGGCCAATATCGCCGAATCCTACGCATCGGATGAGGATGGCGAGATCTGGCTCATCAATTCCTACTTGCCGGAATATCTCCAGGCGAACCGCTTCAATCACGAACCGCGCCGGCGCCGCAAGCTGCTGCTGTCGGGCCGTGAAATCCATCGCCTGCGTTCAGCCGTCAACCGCGAAGGCATGACGCTGGTCCCGCTGAAGATCTATTTCAACGATCGGGGTCGGGCGAAGATGGAGCTGGCGCTCGCCAAGGGCAAGAAATTGCACGACAAACGCGAATCCGAGAAGGAGCGCGATTGGAACCGGCAGAAGAGCCGCTTGCTGAAGGATAATGGCTGA
- a CDS encoding NYN domain-containing protein, whose protein sequence is MFDPREKIALFIDGANLYAASKSLGFDIDYRKLLKAFQKRGYLLRAYYYTALIEDQEYSSIRPLIDWLDYNGYKVVTKPAKEFTDSMGRRKIKGNMDIELAIDAMEQSETVDHLVIFSGDGDFTNLVEALQRRGRKVSVISTMATQPPMIADDLRRQADHFIDLLSLKAEIGRDPSERAPRPAEVAPASDFEE, encoded by the coding sequence ATGTTTGACCCACGCGAAAAAATTGCACTCTTCATCGACGGCGCCAACCTCTACGCTGCATCCAAGAGCCTCGGTTTCGACATAGATTACCGCAAGCTCTTGAAAGCATTTCAGAAACGCGGCTACCTCCTGCGCGCCTACTATTATACGGCCTTGATCGAGGATCAGGAGTATTCATCGATCCGCCCTCTGATCGACTGGCTTGACTATAATGGCTACAAAGTCGTCACCAAGCCCGCCAAGGAATTCACCGATTCCATGGGCCGGCGGAAAATCAAGGGCAACATGGACATCGAGCTTGCGATCGACGCCATGGAGCAATCGGAAACCGTCGACCATCTCGTCATCTTCTCCGGCGACGGCGACTTTACGAACCTCGTCGAGGCGCTGCAGCGCAGGGGCCGCAAGGTCTCGGTGATCTCGACCATGGCGACGCAGCCGCCGATGATCGCCGACGACCTGCGCCGGCAGGCCGATCATTTCATCGACCTCCTGTCTCTGAAGGCCGAGATTGGTCGCGATCCCTCGGAGCGGGCGCCGCGTCCAGCCGAAGTCGCCCCGGCCAGCGATTTCGAAGAGTGA
- the rpoZ gene encoding DNA-directed RNA polymerase subunit omega, with protein MARVTVEDCIDKVENRFELVLLASHRARLISQGASITIDRDNDKNPVVALREIADETLSPDDLKEDLIHSLQKHVEVDEPEPDPASMIAAGAAAAADSEEQDDLPETITFDQMSEEELLAGIEGLVPPEKSDDY; from the coding sequence ATGGCCCGTGTCACAGTTGAAGATTGCATTGACAAGGTGGAGAACCGCTTCGAGCTGGTTCTGCTCGCCAGCCACCGCGCCCGGCTGATTTCCCAGGGTGCATCGATCACCATCGATCGCGACAACGACAAGAATCCTGTCGTGGCGCTGCGCGAAATCGCCGACGAGACGCTTTCGCCCGATGATCTCAAGGAAGATCTGATCCATTCCCTGCAGAAGCATGTCGAAGTAGATGAGCCCGAGCCCGATCCGGCCAGCATGATCGCCGCCGGCGCCGCCGCTGCCGCCGATAGCGAGGAGCAGGACGATCTGCCGGAGACGATCACTTTCGACCAGATGTCGGAAGAAGAGCTGCTTGCCGGTATCGAGGGCCTCGTGCCGCCGGAAAAGAGCGACGATTATTAA
- a CDS encoding RelA/SpoT family protein produces MMRQYELVERVQQYKPDANEALLNKAYVYAMQKHGQQKRASGDPYISHPLEVAAILTDMHLDESTIAVALLHDTIEDTTATRAEIDELFGEDIGRLVEGLTKIKKLDLVTKKAKQAENLRKLLLAISDDVRVLLVKLADRLHNMRTLDHMSADKRARISEETMEIYAPLAGRMGMQDMREELEELSFRHMNPEAYETVTKRLEELSKRNEGIVKKIEAELRDLLVASGLTSAYVKGRQKKPYSVFRKMQSKSLSFEQLSDVYGFRLIVEDIPSCYRALGIVHTRWRVVPGRFKDYISTPKQNDYRSLHTTIVGPSSQRIELQIRTKRMHEIAEFGIAAHTLYKDGASNADGDILSRESNAYSWLRHTIEALAEGDSPEEFLEHTKLELFQDQVFCFTPKGKLIALPRGATPIDFAYAVHTNIGDTTVGAKINGRIMPLVTRLANGDEVEIIRSGVQVPPAAWEEIVVTGKARAAIRRATRMAIRKQYAGLGHRILERTFNRAGKIFSREAMKPALHRLGQKDVEDAIAAVGRGEMSSLDVLRAVYPDHQDERVTVKPSGDDGWFNVRSAAGMIFKIPGKTKVGTEGGHSEIDADVDVGPIRGLSGNVDVKFASTGAVPGDRIVGIMDQSKGITIYPIQSPSLQRFDDQPDRWIDVRWDLDEANKSRFMARIMVNALNEPGTLAKVAQTVAGLDVNIRLLNTVRVAADFTEMMLDVEVWDLRQLNQLLAQMKELDCIATVRRLYE; encoded by the coding sequence ATGATGCGGCAGTACGAGCTCGTGGAGCGGGTTCAGCAATACAAGCCGGATGCCAATGAAGCACTGCTGAACAAGGCCTATGTTTACGCCATGCAGAAACATGGCCAGCAGAAGCGCGCGAGCGGCGATCCCTATATTTCCCATCCGCTCGAGGTCGCTGCCATCCTGACCGATATGCATCTCGATGAATCGACGATCGCCGTTGCCCTTCTGCATGACACGATCGAGGATACGACGGCGACGCGCGCCGAGATCGACGAGCTCTTCGGCGAGGATATCGGCCGTCTTGTAGAAGGGCTGACGAAGATCAAGAAGCTCGATCTCGTCACCAAGAAAGCCAAGCAGGCGGAGAACCTGCGGAAGTTGCTGCTCGCCATATCAGACGATGTGCGTGTGCTGCTCGTCAAGCTTGCCGATCGCCTGCACAATATGCGCACCCTCGATCACATGTCGGCCGATAAGCGTGCCCGCATCTCCGAGGAGACGATGGAAATCTATGCGCCGCTCGCCGGCCGCATGGGCATGCAGGACATGCGCGAGGAACTCGAGGAGCTTTCTTTCCGGCACATGAACCCGGAGGCCTACGAGACTGTCACGAAAAGGCTGGAAGAGCTCTCCAAGCGCAACGAGGGCATTGTCAAGAAGATCGAGGCCGAGCTGCGCGACCTGCTGGTCGCAAGCGGCTTGACGAGCGCCTATGTCAAGGGCCGGCAGAAGAAGCCCTATTCCGTCTTCCGCAAGATGCAGTCGAAGTCGCTCTCCTTCGAGCAGCTTTCCGATGTCTACGGTTTCCGTTTGATCGTCGAGGATATCCCATCCTGTTATCGCGCGCTCGGTATTGTCCATACGCGCTGGCGCGTCGTGCCCGGCCGCTTCAAGGACTATATCTCGACGCCGAAGCAGAACGACTACCGCTCGCTCCACACCACTATCGTCGGCCCCTCCAGCCAGCGCATCGAACTGCAGATCCGCACGAAGCGCATGCACGAAATCGCCGAATTCGGCATCGCCGCCCATACGCTCTACAAGGACGGTGCCAGCAATGCCGACGGCGACATTCTTTCGCGCGAATCCAATGCGTACTCCTGGCTGCGCCACACGATCGAGGCGCTCGCCGAAGGCGACAGTCCGGAGGAATTCCTTGAGCACACCAAGCTCGAGCTCTTCCAGGATCAGGTCTTCTGCTTCACGCCGAAGGGCAAGCTGATTGCCCTGCCGCGCGGCGCCACGCCGATCGATTTCGCCTATGCGGTCCACACCAATATCGGCGACACCACGGTTGGCGCCAAGATCAACGGCCGCATCATGCCGCTGGTGACGCGCCTGGCAAATGGCGACGAGGTCGAGATCATCCGCTCCGGCGTGCAGGTTCCGCCCGCCGCCTGGGAGGAAATCGTCGTCACCGGCAAGGCGCGCGCCGCCATCCGCCGCGCCACCCGCATGGCGATCCGTAAGCAATATGCCGGTCTCGGTCACCGCATTCTCGAGCGTACCTTCAATAGGGCAGGCAAGATTTTCTCGCGCGAGGCGATGAAGCCGGCGCTGCATCGTCTGGGCCAGAAGGATGTCGAGGATGCGATCGCGGCAGTCGGCCGCGGCGAGATGTCCTCGCTTGACGTGTTGCGCGCCGTCTATCCCGACCACCAGGACGAGCGCGTCACCGTCAAGCCCTCCGGCGACGACGGCTGGTTCAACGTACGCAGCGCCGCAGGCATGATCTTCAAGATCCCGGGCAAGACCAAGGTCGGAACCGAGGGCGGTCACTCGGAAATCGACGCCGATGTCGATGTCGGCCCGATCCGCGGTCTGTCAGGCAATGTCGATGTCAAGTTTGCCTCGACCGGCGCCGTGCCCGGCGACCGCATCGTGGGCATTATGGATCAGAGTAAGGGCATCACCATCTATCCGATCCAGTCGCCGAGCCTGCAGCGGTTCGACGACCAGCCCGACCGCTGGATCGACGTGCGCTGGGATCTCGACGAGGCCAACAAGTCGCGTTTCATGGCCCGCATCATGGTGAATGCCTTGAATGAGCCTGGCACGCTTGCCAAGGTCGCCCAGACTGTTGCGGGGCTCGACGTCAATATCCGCTTGTTGAACACCGTGCGGGTGGCGGCCGATTTCACCGAGATGATGCTTGACGTCGAGGTATGGGACCTGCGGCAACTCAACCAGTTGCTCGCCCAGATGAAGGAACTGGACTGCATCGCCACGGTCCGGCGGCTCTACGAGTAG
- a CDS encoding DUF3563 family protein, with product MFDPIRKIARAFRAPTTQEREMAYLNGSLDRIDLEFRQRQVDRGLFRNR from the coding sequence ATGTTTGATCCTATCAGGAAAATCGCTCGCGCCTTTCGCGCTCCGACCACACAGGAACGTGAAATGGCCTATCTGAACGGCTCGCTCGATCGTATCGATCTCGAGTTTCGTCAGCGCCAGGTCGATCGCGGCCTGTTCCGCAATCGCTGA
- a CDS encoding DUF2062 domain-containing protein, which translates to MLFRRRKPAGFREKMRELLWPRKGFLRPIRYLTMRILRLSASPHAVAAGVAAGVFVSWTPFVGVHFVMAFVITYFLSGNMVAAALGCAAFGNPLTYPFIWGVTWEIGHLLLSREDHLAGQAVDLAALFHKLNFTELWRPVLEPMLIGAIPPAIVTSVALYALTFYTVKGFQTRRRTRLMERARLRPASPASDMASA; encoded by the coding sequence ATGTTGTTTCGCCGTCGCAAGCCCGCGGGCTTCAGGGAAAAGATGCGGGAGCTTCTATGGCCCCGAAAAGGTTTCCTTCGCCCCATTCGTTACCTGACAATGCGCATCCTGCGCCTGAGCGCTTCGCCGCATGCGGTTGCGGCCGGCGTCGCCGCGGGCGTCTTCGTCTCGTGGACGCCGTTCGTCGGCGTGCATTTCGTCATGGCTTTCGTCATCACCTATTTCCTCTCCGGCAACATGGTGGCCGCGGCTCTCGGCTGCGCCGCCTTCGGGAATCCGCTGACCTATCCTTTCATCTGGGGTGTCACCTGGGAGATCGGCCATCTGTTGTTGAGCCGTGAGGATCATTTGGCCGGTCAGGCTGTGGATCTCGCCGCGCTCTTTCATAAGCTGAACTTCACGGAATTATGGAGGCCGGTGCTGGAGCCGATGCTGATCGGCGCCATTCCGCCGGCGATCGTGACCTCCGTTGCGCTCTATGCGTTGACGTTCTACACCGTCAAAGGTTTTCAGACGCGCCGGCGCACGCGGCTGATGGAGCGGGCGCGCCTGCGCCCGGCAAGCCCGGCGAGCGACATGGCGAGCGCATGA
- the acpS gene encoding holo-ACP synthase: MIIGIGSDLIDIRRVEKSIERFGERFTHRCFTETERARSDRRANRAASYAKRFAAKEACSKALGTGMAQGVFWKDMGVVNLPSGKPTMQLTGSAAVLLESMLPAGHRAAIHLTITDDYPLAQAFVIIEALPENP, translated from the coding sequence ATGATCATCGGCATTGGCAGCGATCTGATCGACATTCGTCGCGTCGAGAAATCGATCGAGCGCTTCGGCGAGCGCTTCACCCATCGCTGCTTCACCGAGACCGAGCGTGCCCGTTCAGACCGCCGGGCAAACCGCGCTGCATCCTATGCCAAGCGTTTCGCCGCCAAGGAGGCCTGTTCCAAGGCGCTCGGCACCGGCATGGCCCAGGGTGTCTTCTGGAAGGACATGGGCGTCGTCAATCTGCCAAGCGGCAAGCCGACCATGCAACTGACCGGTTCCGCCGCCGTGCTCCTCGAATCGATGCTGCCCGCGGGCCATAGAGCCGCCATTCATTTGACAATAACCGATGATTATCCCTTGGCGCAGGCATTCGTTATCATCGAGGCGTTGCCCGAGAACCCCTGA
- the lepB gene encoding signal peptidase I, which translates to MSEKVETKPNALWENIKVIIQALILAMVIRTVLFQPFTIPSGSMMPTLLVGDYIFVNKFAYGYSKYSLPFSPDIFSGRIFSSEPKRGDIVVFRFPPNPDVDYIKRCIGLPGDRIQVTDGVLYVNGKPVPKVADGSFTSDYKLDPGKDVPVFRETLDSGKTYDTLDQSPVSRGDNTREFIVPEGHYFMMGDNRDNSLDSRFDVGFVPAENLVGRASVIFFSLGNDTSFREIWKWPTNMRWDRLFKVVE; encoded by the coding sequence GTGTCCGAAAAAGTCGAAACCAAGCCGAACGCCCTTTGGGAAAATATCAAGGTCATCATTCAGGCGCTGATTTTGGCGATGGTGATTCGAACCGTGCTGTTCCAGCCCTTTACCATTCCGTCGGGCTCGATGATGCCGACGCTGCTCGTCGGCGATTATATCTTCGTCAATAAGTTCGCCTACGGCTATTCGAAATATTCGCTGCCCTTCTCGCCTGATATCTTCAGCGGCCGCATCTTCAGCTCCGAGCCGAAGCGCGGCGATATCGTGGTCTTCCGTTTCCCGCCAAATCCTGATGTTGATTACATCAAGCGCTGCATCGGCCTGCCCGGCGACCGTATCCAGGTCACGGACGGCGTCCTTTATGTCAACGGCAAGCCGGTTCCGAAGGTGGCGGATGGCAGCTTCACTTCGGATTACAAGCTCGATCCGGGCAAGGACGTGCCGGTGTTCCGAGAAACGCTGGATAGCGGCAAGACCTACGACACGCTCGACCAGTCTCCGGTTTCGCGCGGCGATAACACCCGCGAATTCATCGTGCCGGAAGGCCATTATTTCATGATGGGCGACAACCGCGACAACTCGCTCGACAGCCGCTTCGACGTCGGCTTCGTGCCGGCTGAAAATCTTGTCGGCCGCGCCAGCGTCATCTTCTTCTCGCTCGGAAACGACACGTCTTTCCGCGAAATCTGGAAGTGGCCGACGAACATGCGCTGGGATCGCCTCTTCAAGGTTGTTGAATGA
- the rnc gene encoding ribonuclease III, with the protein MSKAQTLSAADRAKLESLIGHDFAEKARLDRALTHASARTEKGGNYERLEFLGDRVLGLCIAELLFRTFGTAGEGELSVRLNQLVSAETCAAVADELNLHLYIRTGADVKKLTGKRMMNVRADVVESLIAAIYLDGGLEVARRFILRYWQGRAVRADGAKRDAKTELQEWSHAKFGVTPIYRVDERSGPDHDPRFKVTVEVAGIKPETGVERSKRAAEQVAATKMLEREGIWQQSPAGN; encoded by the coding sequence ATGAGCAAGGCGCAGACGCTTTCTGCGGCGGACCGCGCAAAGCTTGAAAGCCTGATCGGCCATGACTTCGCCGAAAAGGCACGCCTGGACCGCGCGCTGACCCACGCCAGCGCCCGCACGGAAAAAGGCGGCAATTACGAACGGCTGGAGTTTCTCGGCGACAGGGTCCTCGGGCTCTGCATCGCCGAGCTTCTATTCCGCACCTTCGGCACGGCGGGGGAGGGTGAGCTCTCCGTTCGCCTCAACCAGCTTGTCAGCGCCGAAACCTGTGCCGCGGTCGCCGACGAACTCAATCTCCACCTTTATATCCGCACCGGCGCCGATGTGAAGAAGTTGACCGGCAAGCGCATGATGAATGTGCGCGCCGATGTCGTCGAGAGCCTGATCGCCGCGATCTATCTCGATGGCGGTCTCGAAGTCGCCCGTAGGTTCATCCTGCGTTATTGGCAGGGCAGGGCGGTGCGGGCGGACGGCGCGAAGCGAGACGCCAAGACCGAGTTGCAGGAATGGTCACACGCAAAATTCGGCGTCACGCCGATCTATCGGGTTGATGAACGCAGCGGACCGGATCATGATCCCCGTTTCAAAGTGACGGTGGAAGTCGCTGGCATAAAGCCGGAAACCGGCGTAGAGCGGTCGAAGCGTGCCGCCGAACAGGTCGCGGCGACCAAGATGCTCGAGCGCGAAGGCATTTGGCAGCAGTCGCCTGCCGGAAATTGA
- the era gene encoding GTPase Era, protein MTQEEDIAAEAAAETHGPTHSGFVALIGPTNAGKSTLVNRLVGAKVSIVSHKVQTTRAIVRGIAIHDNAQIVFMDTPGIFKPRRRLDRAMVTSAWGGAKDADLIMLLIDSERGLRGDAEAILEGLKEVQQPKILVLNKIDRVNREDLLALAAAANEKIAFERTFMISAENGSGCDDVMDYLASTLPEGPWYYPEDQISDLPMRQLAAEITREKLFLRLHQELPYSSHVETEKWEERKDGSVRIEQVIYVERDSQKKIALGKGGETIKAISTAARKELSEILEQPVHLFLFVKVRENWGDDPERFREMGLEFPK, encoded by the coding sequence ATGACACAAGAAGAAGATATCGCGGCCGAAGCTGCTGCAGAAACCCATGGTCCGACGCATTCGGGCTTCGTCGCGCTTATCGGGCCGACCAATGCCGGCAAATCGACGCTGGTCAATCGCCTTGTCGGCGCCAAGGTCTCGATCGTGAGCCACAAGGTGCAGACGACGCGCGCGATCGTCCGCGGTATTGCCATCCATGACAACGCCCAGATCGTTTTCATGGACACGCCCGGCATCTTCAAGCCGCGCCGCCGGCTCGACCGCGCCATGGTGACCTCGGCGTGGGGCGGCGCCAAGGACGCCGATCTGATCATGCTCCTGATCGACAGCGAGCGCGGCTTGCGCGGTGATGCTGAAGCTATCCTTGAGGGCCTCAAGGAAGTCCAGCAGCCGAAAATCCTGGTGCTCAACAAGATCGACCGCGTGAACCGGGAGGATCTGCTGGCGCTGGCCGCCGCCGCCAATGAAAAGATTGCTTTCGAACGCACCTTCATGATCTCAGCCGAAAACGGTTCCGGCTGCGACGACGTCATGGACTATCTGGCCAGCACCTTGCCGGAGGGGCCGTGGTACTATCCGGAAGACCAGATCTCCGATCTCCCTATGCGCCAGCTTGCCGCCGAGATTACCCGCGAAAAGCTGTTTCTGCGCCTGCACCAGGAGCTTCCCTATTCCTCGCATGTCGAAACGGAAAAGTGGGAGGAGCGCAAGGACGGCTCGGTTCGTATCGAGCAGGTGATCTATGTCGAGCGTGACAGCCAGAAGAAGATCGCCCTCGGCAAAGGCGGTGAAACCATCAAGGCGATCTCGACGGCCGCCCGCAAGGAATTGTCGGAGATTTTGGAGCAGCCGGTTCATCTCTTCCTCTTCGTCAAGGTTCGAGAAAACTGGGGCGATGATCCCGAGCGTTTCCGAGAAATGGGCCTCGAATTCCCTAAATAG
- a CDS encoding Crp/Fnr family transcriptional regulator: protein MATSKRIYSFKTPCELCPLRPLPHFREFSRDELEFVSRFKRGELAVDAGSTILVEGAHSAHLFTVLSGWGFRYKMLEDGRRQILNYIMPGDLIGLQGTIAGEMQHSIEALSPVSLCVFERDRLMTLYNKHASLAFDITWIAAREERILDEHLLSVGRRTALERAAYLIAFLYERGRKLDLFNGRKFIPITQQHIADTLGLSIVHTNKTLRKLGERGLIRWQERGCEVQNGEELMAIAGWEGLGEGKRPFI from the coding sequence ATGGCTACGTCGAAACGCATCTATTCTTTCAAGACCCCTTGCGAGCTATGTCCCTTGCGGCCTCTGCCGCATTTCAGGGAGTTCAGCCGTGACGAACTGGAATTCGTTTCGCGTTTCAAGCGAGGCGAACTTGCCGTCGATGCCGGCTCCACCATTCTTGTCGAAGGCGCCCACAGCGCTCATCTTTTCACCGTGCTTTCGGGTTGGGGCTTCCGCTACAAAATGCTCGAGGACGGGCGCCGCCAGATTCTCAATTACATCATGCCGGGTGACCTGATCGGCCTGCAGGGAACGATCGCCGGCGAGATGCAGCATTCGATCGAAGCGCTTTCACCCGTCTCCCTTTGCGTCTTCGAGCGTGACCGATTGATGACGCTCTACAACAAACATGCTTCGCTCGCCTTCGACATCACCTGGATCGCCGCGCGCGAAGAGCGGATACTGGATGAGCATCTCCTGAGTGTCGGCCGCCGCACCGCCTTGGAAAGAGCCGCCTATCTGATCGCTTTCCTGTATGAGCGCGGCAGAAAGCTTGATCTCTTCAACGGCCGCAAATTCATCCCCATCACTCAACAGCACATCGCCGACACTCTCGGTCTTTCCATCGTTCACACCAACAAGACACTGAGAAAGCTCGGAGAACGCGGTCTGATCCGCTGGCAGGAGCGCGGCTGCGAAGTTCAAAATGGTGAGGAGTTAATGGCGATCGCCGGCTGGGAAGGGCTTGGAGAGGGCAAGCGTCCTTTCATTTAG
- the recO gene encoding DNA repair protein RecO yields the protein MQWQDHAIILGVKRHGETSVIAEVMTRDRGRHLGLVRSGRSRAMQPVLQPGNAVEVVWRARLDEHLGEFRVEPVTLRAARLMETATAVYGVQAMGALLRLLPERDPHPHLFDALEVILDHLHNPADAGELFVRFELAVLNDLGFGLDLAECAATGARSDLAYVSPKSGRAVSRSAGAPWADKMLILPPFLGFEGNQAADFDSLAAAFRLTGFFLHRHVYEPRGMEAAAARDGFVQAALRALDPALRTLSGPNGVSA from the coding sequence ATGCAGTGGCAGGACCATGCAATCATTCTGGGCGTCAAACGCCACGGTGAGACGAGCGTCATCGCCGAGGTGATGACGCGCGATCGCGGCCGTCACCTTGGCTTGGTGCGGTCCGGCCGTTCGCGCGCCATGCAGCCGGTGCTGCAGCCGGGCAATGCCGTGGAGGTCGTCTGGCGCGCCAGGCTTGACGAACATCTCGGCGAATTCCGGGTCGAGCCGGTGACGCTGCGCGCCGCCCGCCTGATGGAAACCGCGACCGCCGTCTACGGCGTGCAGGCGATGGGCGCTCTGCTGCGGCTGCTGCCGGAGCGCGACCCGCATCCGCACCTCTTCGACGCGCTGGAGGTGATCCTCGATCACCTGCATAATCCGGCCGATGCCGGCGAGCTTTTCGTACGCTTCGAGCTGGCGGTGCTGAACGATCTCGGCTTCGGTCTCGATCTTGCCGAATGCGCGGCGACCGGCGCTCGCTCCGATCTCGCCTATGTCTCGCCGAAATCCGGCCGCGCCGTGAGCCGCAGCGCCGGTGCACCGTGGGCCGACAAGATGCTGATCCTGCCGCCCTTCCTTGGTTTCGAAGGCAACCAGGCGGCGGACTTCGACAGCCTTGCAGCCGCGTTCCGTCTGACGGGATTCTTCCTGCATCGCCACGTTTACGAACCGCGCGGCATGGAGGCTGCAGCAGCGCGTGACGGCTTTGTCCAGGCTGCACTCAGGGCGCTTGATCCAGCTTTGCGGACGCTTTCCGGTCCAAACGGCGTCTCCGCCTGA